In Aricia agestis chromosome 5, ilAriAges1.1, whole genome shotgun sequence, the genomic stretch agtaattgtagttatacctattctgtcagagaactggcgattaggttagctggtaccgattgcaaaataatgaagattgagaacagaattaatactgagtacagaattgtcattaccttggaagtcggttttaattttttgtttaaaaaaaattataattatactctttttagctgtccttaaggttttctatacctacagttggtgttttaaaaaatcaaaatcaaaattgctttatttctgaacaaatctaaaataaaatatattttcagaatacatggtgcctaccaccggttcgggaactaagccgacgagaagaaccggcgtaagaaactcgcacggagcccactttttaccaaaaaaagtaagaaaaaaaataatcttttaaaataaaatttacaatgtcgtaactaaaaattatacaatgtaaacatagatagatacataataattgtaagtcatgtagaagtagccttgcaagcagttaTTCAGcattcccaagatgtgccatcgtttatgaaatcattgaccttataataggctttggcacaaaacgaaatcgaaagattttgaacttttctgggaccatatgttcccatttgaatatcaaggagtcacctcgatttctcatggtttccatcaccagaccaccacttttgtgaacatgatacctactcggaacaatacaatgtacaacaaaagaaaaaatttgaaaatcggttcataaacggcggagtaatcgttgaacatacataaaaaatatatccatagccgaacgtctagactcctcctgttcggaagtcggttaaaaataattataataaaaaatattatgatattttatgatatgtatttaatttaagaatgaaatataatataagtactatgtgtgttgtttactttcaacgtttactttcaatgtaaggactgatttaccagatagattttacctgagtaataaataagttgaaaaaatcattccaaaagaaaatgtgtatctacttttcaatcgtcacctttttttgccaattaaaatttgtgatacctaatttgaaatacaaatctgtcaaagttgcatattatttatttcttatagaaactcaggtaaaataacggacggaacggactatactatcaatagtaaaatatacatcactagcacacgcacacattgacagatcgaaaagtCACGCATTTTTGGGTTGTCAGAGGCCTTAGCCAAAATGAATTCTtgatcgcttcgttatagaatcgtcaaccaaaaatgtatggaaatgacataagcgttcgttatcaTGAGTCTCTTGTCGTAATCGTGTACACCATTGGTAGCCAAATTACAAGTTGGACGAAAGCGATATCACTGTTCATCTTCTTTATTGCGATAAAGAAGTGCCCCTTTGCTTTTTGTATAGAAAGTCCTAGCCAACACACACAAATGCCACTAATCGCTAGCGTTTTCGTATCTTTTCTTTTTCGTCACAAACGATTGTTAAAAAGGCGGTGTTATCGCGTTGAAGAACAAAATGGCGTGCATTCGACAGCTGTAAATTGTGTGTGGCTGCCGATCAGTGATTCTTACTTCTCGTTAAAAACATACTCATACTAATTAATATGCATGCATTACGCTTGCTGTGGACCGCGCACCACCACACCATATCGGACAGGCGCAGGAGGAGGCTTTTGCTAAGACGGCAATTAGAGAGAATAGAAGACATGCCGGAACTTCTATTCACACAAAATTTCCGTCTTGACAAAGCCTCCTACACAAGTTTGTGTATGGATTTGCGCAGGGCAAAAATTTTAAAGGGAACCGACGAAATACCTCTCCAAATTAAGgtaagaaaaagaaaatgtacttaagtaattttactataggtattgtaattaaaatgttGGTCTTGAGTTCTTTATTCAAGTTCGGAGTTTCAGTTTTGTGCACGTTTCCAAGTGTCAAAATCCATATAAACAGCTTTAGAACAGTTtcagattttatcaaaatcggttttggAGCCAATTATTTAGTCCAAACAACACGTTTTTctgttactctattcccttaCATTATCATAAGTAGGTACCTGCAAAACCAATTTAACTGTCaattagataaataatatttagattttagggaTAAATACTTTGATGATGAGTATGTTAGTTGATGGTGATAACAAAATGACAtttataatgatgatgaacaGCATTATGGAAATTGGAAAGTAGTCTAAGATCACTGATACaagaaaatcaaatattttgccagtgaaaatattttatggaaATTCAATAatggttatataatatttataactttgatataatattatgcatattgtattaaataataagctGCCCATCTAAAGCTAAAAACAGAAAATCAACTTAtgtttgttaattaataaataattaaatacaaagATCTAAGTGTGATCTGCTTGTGATAATAGTTAAGGGTGtccctaatataatattatagttgagTGTGGAAATCGCAAGGCTGAAAgaaaagtattatcatttagattGTTACACTCGGTTTAGATTTATGAAACATTTATCATATAACATGTATCATTGTATTGTAGGTATTGTGTGCCTTAAGCTTTTTTGCGACGGGCTCGTATCAGAAACTTGTTGGTGTCGGCCTTCATCTCACTCAAAGAACCACAAGTCGCTGCATCAACGAAGTTGTGGATGCCCTAAACGATCCGTGGATGGTGGGTCGCTGGATTATTTTCCCGCAAACACCCCAAGAAAGATCGCAAATCAAAGAAAAGTGCGTATGTTATGTCCATATTATTTCGTTTATGAATTAACTGTAAATATACCTAGGTACAATAGCTAATATTTGTACCTAGGTATATCTACAATAAATTACCTATACACAAACTTTTTCCATTATACTTTTTTACCTATGACCACTACTAAAAATATACTAAACATTACACGGTAGTCAGTAGTTAGTAATTTTTAGGCAAAGATCCTTAGGCATGCCACTTATGGAGTAAACAtgttgtttataataaatatggatATACATTGGGAAGATCCAATTATAACTTAAACTAGCATTTGCCCGTGGCTTGCTCACGTTAAGGTCGAGTAtcattatatacaatcttttattccctattttatccccttagggaTGGAATATAACAAAATCCATTTTTAGGGGATGCTTACAtcatagtagctttatgcatggaaagtctcagcccgatcagtttaaaattgacaaagtttcatacaaactttcatcccctattttaaccccttgggggtagaattcatcaaaatcctttcttagcggatgcctacgtcataatgtctacctgcatgccaaactTCAGGCtgatctgtccagtggtttggactgtaaacaaaataataatatgatatgatattatttaaatctgatcatattttttttgttatagatTTCAAAGGAAGTACTCTTTACCAGGGGTAATAGGGTGCATTGATTGCACCCATATTGCTATTCACAAGCCCAGTGACCAggaacatatattttttaacaggaAAGGATACCATTCTTTGAATGTGCAAATGGTatgtattatgtaggtatattatataagtaatcaAATATGATACTTACCAATAAGTAATATGATAGATTTTATGTTTTTGATTGTACCATAGGATCTTAGTggaaatttttcaaatttacattcataataattgtactcacttaataatataacttgatATTTGCCAAATTGTGGCACAATTAATTTTTGCCACTATGAATGGGCGCCAATTTTAAATAAGgaaatattatttcctttatataacaataatactcATTTTAGTCAATTTCTAAATCACCTTGCAGTGTTGAAATAAGTCATTATTTGTTTTCATGAGTTTTaacaagttttaataaaaagtcaCAGATTAAGATATGATTAGAGCAAGTAGAGACACACTGACAGGATGTAATGTTGCCATTTTATACCTCCATTATATCCTACAACTCGGTCGAGTTAAAGTCAAAGATGGAGGATCATGAAttgggaatattacgcaaataTCGGAGTAGAGGGCACAGTAAAAATCGGACCAACATCCGACTTGTTGCATCCGTcctagatacataatattgtcattttatGCCCTTTCAGATATGTGACGCCgaccttaaaatattaagtgTCAATTCCAAATTTGGCGGATCGACACACGACTCGTTCATTTGGTTGGCGAGTCACGTCGAATCGTATGTAAGAGGAATTAACCTAGGAGGTGAAAATGTTTGGCTATTAGGTAAGACGTAACGACTTTATAATAAAGAGTGATTTTTCCACTGTTGCAACAcaattagggttgccaactttGCTGTTAAAAATATGGTGCTCCAAGGCTTTAAGGATgtgtataacatttataaatcaaaagattctgacctaaattcgaagtatatagtagaatataacatcctgcatcgattgataccaaaaagTCAATACCTTCCGATaagttacgtgaaataattcattttaaaatttccatttatcatacgtaatatttgccggaagtgtttcaatttttgagaattggtaactttgtatcaaagataaacatctaaaaaactgcttatcaatttctttgtacgatttgcgattttttaagcccaaaaaaagtgggttcaccggtaattctggggaaatatttcaaattgaaatttataaaaattatccttcgaagggtgcgacaagactttatatgaacttgggcgggggcgctgctggtaaagaagaactgtcatatatgtcgtttttgtatgtggcagcgttagttccttttttcgccaccttcATCCATAACTTTGCCGAGCTTtcttggccgccatttgcggtagtgaaactacaaaaaatttttgtcaataataattaaatatcgaatagttctttaaaaatctattataaaaaatcattataatgaataataagtgtctgggtgtccaattttttacataggtatttagtactttcataatttaattggacgTAGTACGGTACGCAATTTGACCTTATAGACATCTATAAATGAATGTGTCAATGGGCACTGCTggtgaaggagaactgtcaaaaatcagccaagtgcgagtcggattcgcgcacgaagggttcc encodes the following:
- the LOC121727111 gene encoding putative nuclease HARBI1 — its product is MHALRLLWTAHHHTISDRRRRRLLLRRQLERIEDMPELLFTQNFRLDKASYTSLCMDLRRAKILKGTDEIPLQIKVLCALSFFATGSYQKLVGVGLHLTQRTTSRCINEVVDALNDPWMVGRWIIFPQTPQERSQIKEKCICDADLKILSVNSKFGGSTHDSFIWLASHVESYVRGINLGGENVWLLGDSGYPLRPWLMTPLLNANPGTREERYTRRHVQARSSIERCFGLLKARWRCLLHDRVLHYHPEMASKIVHACCVLHNIALHANVASPPLHELPPDLQDDDGELHLENTSNDDYLHGSAVRSALINRMN